Proteins encoded by one window of Fischerella sp. PCC 9605:
- a CDS encoding two-partner secretion domain-containing protein: MAENLRGSYWLLKLVISLSISSAYIYSWDCTFAQITPDDTLPNNSTVKLEENIRTIEGGTQAGSNLFHSFEQFSIPTGTQANFNNAPDIQNIINRVRGKSASIIDGLITANGSTNLFFLNPNGIIFGPNAQLDIKGSLIASTASHLKFADGTLFSAIAPQSTPLLTVSVPIGLQFGEIAGGISVQGSDLKVQPGKTLALVGGDMTLQGDRQAALEQPNLTASGGRVELGSVAAVGEVSLNQKDNDWVLGYGSVNNFGNIRLEDGAYIDVSGAGGGDVQIQGNNLALTQGSLIFADTQGTETGGEVFIRTIKGVTLTEDSQITADVLEEATGSGGDVTIETGQLSIQGDESRIRAGTLGKGQGGNLSIRASEFVELAGKTKSGLFTQTQGEGDAGNLTITTRRLSSQNGARVSTATLGKGQGGDLSVTAADSVELVGAGSSLSTQTLGAKGAGNLTIQTSRLSVRDGAQILTRTLDQGQGGNLLVTASDLVELQGTGTLANGQQIPSALFTQTENVGNAGDLTITTGQLIVGNGAQISTAAFGQGKGGQIWVNASDAVNVFGVGINRTASGLFSRSTNEGQGGNITIDTSAFRSGSRQWSCRCPHYR, encoded by the coding sequence CTTACGCGGTTCTTACTGGCTTTTAAAATTAGTAATTTCTTTATCAATTAGTAGTGCATACATCTATTCTTGGGATTGCACCTTTGCTCAAATTACCCCTGATGACACTCTACCCAATAATTCCACTGTCAAATTAGAGGAGAATATTAGGACTATTGAAGGAGGAACTCAAGCTGGCAGTAATCTTTTCCACAGTTTTGAGCAGTTTTCTATACCCACTGGCACTCAGGCTAACTTCAACAATGCTCCAGATATTCAAAACATCATCAATCGCGTCAGGGGTAAATCTGCTTCTATCATTGACGGTCTGATTACAGCCAATGGCTCGACTAACCTGTTTTTTCTCAATCCGAATGGAATTATTTTTGGACCAAATGCCCAATTAGACATCAAGGGTTCATTGATTGCAAGTACAGCAAGTCACCTCAAGTTTGCAGATGGCACTTTGTTTAGTGCGATCGCTCCCCAAAGTACACCTTTGCTAACTGTGAGTGTTCCCATTGGCTTGCAATTTGGGGAAATAGCAGGAGGTATTAGCGTACAGGGATCTGACCTAAAAGTGCAACCTGGTAAAACTTTGGCACTAGTGGGCGGTGATATGACGTTGCAGGGAGATCGGCAAGCGGCTTTAGAACAACCGAATCTGACAGCTTCAGGAGGACGGGTTGAACTAGGTAGTGTAGCTGCTGTTGGAGAAGTGAGCTTAAACCAGAAAGATAACGATTGGGTACTGGGGTACGGCTCTGTAAATAATTTTGGTAATATTCGGTTGGAAGACGGAGCGTATATCGATGTTAGCGGTGCTGGCGGTGGTGATGTTCAGATTCAGGGCAATAATTTGGCTTTAACTCAAGGCTCGTTGATTTTTGCCGACACACAAGGTACAGAGACTGGTGGAGAAGTGTTTATCCGCACAATAAAGGGGGTTACTCTCACTGAAGATTCGCAGATTACTGCCGATGTTTTAGAAGAAGCGACTGGATCTGGGGGAGACGTAACAATTGAAACCGGGCAGTTGAGTATCCAGGGAGATGAGTCAAGGATAAGAGCTGGTACCTTAGGCAAGGGACAGGGAGGAAATCTTAGCATTCGAGCCTCGGAGTTTGTGGAACTAGCAGGAAAAACAAAAAGCGGCTTGTTTACTCAAACTCAAGGTGAGGGAGATGCTGGAAATTTGACGATTACCACTCGACGGTTAAGTTCTCAGAATGGAGCGCGAGTATCAACTGCTACTCTAGGCAAGGGACAGGGGGGAGATTTATCTGTAACCGCTGCCGATTCCGTGGAACTAGTTGGTGCTGGTAGCAGCTTATCTACTCAAACTTTAGGTGCTAAAGGTGCTGGGAACTTAACAATTCAGACCAGTCGCTTGAGTGTCCGGGATGGGGCACAAATATTAACTCGTACTCTCGATCAAGGGCAGGGAGGAAATTTGTTGGTGACTGCTAGTGATTTGGTGGAATTGCAGGGAACAGGAACATTAGCGAATGGGCAGCAAATTCCTAGCGCTTTATTTACTCAAACAGAAAATGTTGGCAATGCCGGAGACTTAACAATTACTACTGGGCAGTTAATTGTGGGAAATGGGGCGCAGATATCTACTGCTGCTTTTGGTCAAGGAAAGGGTGGACAGATATGGGTTAATGCTTCCGATGCAGTTAATGTTTTTGGAGTTGGCATTAATAGAACAGCAAGTGGATTATTTTCACGTAGCACTAATGAGGGACAGGGAGGAAACATCACTATTGATACCAGTGCTTTTCGTTCGGGTAGCAGACAATG